GGAAGCGCAATAACGCAGATCAACAGTTGCATGAGGACCGTCAGGTTATTGAGTAATACTCCAACGGTAAACGTGTTTATTCCTATTGTGAACCAAGGTTGTGTAGCACTACGGGGTATTGATTGCCAAACTTCAGCAAATACACATACCATACTAATGACCGTGCTTAAGCAGATCGCAATTAAAGATATATTGCCCGATGTTGAACGTTTGCCCAAAAGCGCCTGAATCAAGAATGCGATAAAGGGCAAAGCAACCACTACAATAGCGGCAAAAACAGGCGATATTTGTTCTACTGCTACCATTAATCTCTTAAGTCAGTGATATTATCCGGGTTAATTGTTTTATATTTTCGGTAGACGTTGAGAATAATCGCCAAGCCGACAGCTACAGCTGCTGCAGCCAATACAATTGCAAATAGAGCAAATACTTGTCCTCCGTAGTTCACCTTATCGTATCGTCCGAACGCTACGAAGTTGAGAATCGCTGCATTGATGATCAGCTCAATACCGATTAGCACCATAATTGCATTTCTTTTAGAAACCATGGCATAAAGACCGATACAGAATAGTATGGCCGAAACGACTAAAAAATGAGTCAACGTGATCAAGCGTTTTCCTCCTTTCTAGATAAGTGGGCTGCACCGATTAGAGCAACCAATAAAAAGATGGAAATAACTTCAAATGGAAGCAGATACTTCGTCATAAAATGCACCCCCAAATGTTGTATATTATTATCCGACGACTGGATTACCTCTCCAGAACGGATGTTTTCTGTTATCCACATCGGTGTATGCTCATGCCATTCCCAAATGCCGTAAGCAAGCACGGCGAAGAATCCCACCGCTAATAGCAGCGATTGCCAGTTAGGCAGAGATAGAAATTTGCTGCTGGTATTTTGTAGGTCAGCGAGCAATTCCTTGTTGGAAAGCATAAAGGCAAATATCATTAGGATCAATACACCGCCCACATACACCAATATTTGCGTGATAGCGACAAAATCTGCTAATGCGAATAGGAATAGGCCCGCCATCGCAAATAAAACCACGAAAAATAAAAAGAGCGCTCTTGTCGTATTTTTTAAACTAACGACCATTAAGGCCGAACCGATTGCCAAAACCGCGAACGCGTAGAAAATTGCTAATTCCATTATTTTGTTTTGGCCGCCTCCTTCTCAGCTTGAAACTTGGTCCATTCCGCTTTTCTATCAACAATCTCTTGTTCGCTCATCTCCGCGAAGCCATATATTAAGTCTGTTAATTTAGACGTGCTCTTATCGTATTGGTTGGTCATCGTGATGCATTCAGTCGGACATACCACAGTACATAACCCGCAATACATACATTTCGCCATATCGATATCAAACTGCGCTGCATATAGTCTCTTCACGCTGCCATCCGATGTTTTCCCGATCGCCTCAGTTGCTTTAATTGATTCTATCGTAATGCAATCCACAGGACAGGCTTTTGCACATAAGTCACATACAATACAATCGTCTATTTCTACGTCCAGTTGATAGCGCGCAACTTCAGGGATAGGCATCTTTTCCTTCGGAAACTGAACGGTCGTCACGCCATCCTGCCGCTCAAAGTAATTCGGGTCCTTAATATCTTTGCTGCGACGAGCGGTGCGCGCAGCAAAAAGATGCTTAATCGTAAGCATAAGCCCCTTTACAGCCGTTAATAATCCTTGTATGGTCGTTTTTAATATCACGTTACAGCATTACCATTATTCTCCAGATTCCCGAAATCGCCATACATGCGAAAGCAACAGGAATCAGGATTTTCCAACATAAAGTCATTAATTGATCCGCACGGAAGCGAGGTAGAGTCCATCGAATCCAAATTTGAATAGCAACAATAGTCAGGGACTTAATTAATGTCCAAAATATACCCCAATAAAGCCCTGTTGTCCAATCTGCCAAGCGTACTGACCCGATATTTGGCAGCGGCGTGTTCCATCCTCCTAAAAATATAACGACGCCTAGCATCGCAACGAGGAACATCATGGCATATTCCGCAAGGAAAATAAAAGCAAATCGAATGCCTCCATATTCCGTGTGGAACCCGCCGATCAGCTCACTCTCGGCTTCTGGTATATCGAACGGCGCTCTATTGCATTCTGCCAACGTGGCAATAAAGAAAACAACATAGCTAACGAGCAAATGCGGAGCTTGGAATATATGCCATCCCAATATGCCTCCTATTTCATTCACTTTCCAAAAACCTAGAAAATAAATATCCTGAGTAGCCAAGATTCCTTGGCTTAGTGCGATTTCATTTAGGTTGAGGGTCTGCGTAATCATGACAGCTGCAATCAAAGAAAGGCCCACCGGCAATTCGTAGGATATCATTTGCGAGATTGCACGAATAGAACCCAATAAAGAGTATTTGTTGTTGGAGCCCCAGCCAGCCATCAAAATACCGATGGCATCTATAGAAACAACCGCCATAATAAAAAAGAGCCCGGTATGTACATTGGCGGGCATAAAATTCGGCGCCCAGGGCACCACGCTAAAACCAATGAATACAGCAACGAATATGATTACAGGTGCTAAAGCGAACAATACTTTATCCGCGGCAGCTGGCGTAATCAATTCTTTTTGCAAAAGTTTTAGAATATCGGCGAAGGTCTGGAGCAAACCAAATTTGCCGGTTTCCATGGGGCCTAATCTATCTTGTACAAAACCCGCAATCTTCCGCTCTGCATATACGGCAAAGAGTGTGAATAGCGCAATAAATAAAAAAATGGCTACAGGTACGAGAATATAGATAAATAAGGAGTCCAAACTTCTTTTTAGAATAGTTCTTGATTAGCTACAAACATACGTAAATCGAGACAAATACGCCATAATA
The DNA window shown above is from Sphingobacterium hotanense and carries:
- the nuoK gene encoding NADH-quinone oxidoreductase subunit NuoK, with protein sequence MITLTHFLVVSAILFCIGLYAMVSKRNAIMVLIGIELIINAAILNFVAFGRYDKVNYGGQVFALFAIVLAAAAVAVGLAIILNVYRKYKTINPDNITDLRD
- a CDS encoding NADH-quinone oxidoreductase subunit J family protein — its product is MELAIFYAFAVLAIGSALMVVSLKNTTRALFLFFVVLFAMAGLFLFALADFVAITQILVYVGGVLILMIFAFMLSNKELLADLQNTSSKFLSLPNWQSLLLAVGFFAVLAYGIWEWHEHTPMWITENIRSGEVIQSSDNNIQHLGVHFMTKYLLPFEVISIFLLVALIGAAHLSRKEENA
- a CDS encoding 4Fe-4S binding protein, producing MLKTTIQGLLTAVKGLMLTIKHLFAARTARRSKDIKDPNYFERQDGVTTVQFPKEKMPIPEVARYQLDVEIDDCIVCDLCAKACPVDCITIESIKATEAIGKTSDGSVKRLYAAQFDIDMAKCMYCGLCTVVCPTECITMTNQYDKSTSKLTDLIYGFAEMSEQEIVDRKAEWTKFQAEKEAAKTK
- the nuoH gene encoding NADH-quinone oxidoreductase subunit NuoH, whose product is MDSLFIYILVPVAIFLFIALFTLFAVYAERKIAGFVQDRLGPMETGKFGLLQTFADILKLLQKELITPAAADKVLFALAPVIIFVAVFIGFSVVPWAPNFMPANVHTGLFFIMAVVSIDAIGILMAGWGSNNKYSLLGSIRAISQMISYELPVGLSLIAAVMITQTLNLNEIALSQGILATQDIYFLGFWKVNEIGGILGWHIFQAPHLLVSYVVFFIATLAECNRAPFDIPEAESELIGGFHTEYGGIRFAFIFLAEYAMMFLVAMLGVVIFLGGWNTPLPNIGSVRLADWTTGLYWGIFWTLIKSLTIVAIQIWIRWTLPRFRADQLMTLCWKILIPVAFACMAISGIWRIMVML